The DNA sequence TAAAAGCTAATGTAAACCAACCTGGACATACTTGCATGAGGCACACTGCAGTTGAACAGAAACAACTAATACTAACACTGGCAAAACCTGGTTATAGTTGGTCAAGTGGTCAAGTGGCTTGACCACGATTTGCAAATTGCATATACCTGAGCTATGGCAATGCGTCTTACACTAGAAAACCAGCTAGCTTACGAATTCATAAAGGGTCATTTTGCAGAATGAACAAATAAGTTCACCAGATATGAAGATGAGACGCATTACCTTTCCACAGACTGGACAGCTGTCACTTCTCTCCATCCATTCATATATACAACCAAGGTGGAAATGGTGAGAGCATTTTGTCACTATCTTGGGGTTTTCTGGAGTATATTCTGCAAATAAAATAACAATGAAGAATCAGCAGCATTAACAGTATTAGTCACATGAACATGGAGTTTTCTGATCCGAAAGAATTAAGAATACAAAAGGTATGATGGAAAGTGGAAACCCTTTCTAGTATTATACAAATAGTTGATAACAAAAAGTGGTAttaactttttctttagtttaaaCCAAGCGACCCACAATATGTACTGACAGATTTTATAATATGGCACCCTCCCTCACCCTCCCTCATGCCAACTAAATCACAGACATTAAGCATGACCAAAATAACTATATCACGAACATAAGAGTTATACTTAGAAACTGTACCATCAAGACATGTAGGGCAGACATCTTCATCTTCTGCGGAAGAATAAACATATCCCACCCCACCCATCACTTTTGCCAATGGGTGCTTCAGTGAGGATTCAGAACGACGTTCTTTTGATCCCCCTTCACAATCTGATCCGTTCCACTTGTCTCCTGCACTTAAAGATTCTTGATCTGCATCTGTGTCACTTAATCTAAGTGGTTCAGATTCCTCATGTAAATGACTAGAGCCCTTTTCACGCCTTGAGACCAGCCCATCACGCTGCAAACGGAAACGTCTGGGATCAGCATCATAAGGCAGAGGCCTTGGAGGAGAACGGTACATGTCAGACATAGAATTGTCAATTGATGATGTTGAAGTCAAAGTAGCCCCCTGAATTGATGAAGAGATAGCATGCACCTCCCCTCTTCGGAATAACACTGTGTACTGTGAAAAGTTGGAAACAAAAGATAAGTCAAACTAATCTCTGAAATTCAAATATCATAGATATGCAATAACAAATCACAATCTTGATTAGAATTTGATGCAGTGCCGAGGGTCTACACCAGGAGGTACAAGAGGGTcaacccaagtggctgactgggtcgaccagatctggtccaagacAGCCCACGGTTTggggctgctgatggggttatTAATTACTTAATTAGTTCTGATCTAGTTTCTAATTCctgtcttaaattagtttctaattcctgtcttaaattagtttctaatttcagttgtttacaatttccagttttagtaactataTGTTAGTAGTTTAGTCAGTCAATAATTCGAAgctttgagtttctatttttgtaaacactaccccccatcattataaataaagaagggcatCATACCTAAGGCCCACgatttttattgaatgaaaaaatatgctgctgctgccgctggtCTCTGTTGAGGCTgctctttgtgtttgatcaaggaagaagggtttggtgtctgatccaagcgactccttgcggcgtgaagtccaggagggttctacagtttcttctttcttatttctcaaGTGTTTTACAAGTATTATTACTGCTCCACAGTCCAGGTATTTAGACATTTAATTCTGCCCAAAAATTCTTAATTTTCACAATCGGTTTCTGCGGTTTGAAGCACTTCTGGTTTCTGGCTTGGACTACAACTTGGGTCGAGTCATTCACTCTTTAGAGGCTTCCTTCGATCCAAGTATGAGGTCATTCTGACCTAGGATATTGAAATATAAGT is a window from the Macadamia integrifolia cultivar HAES 741 chromosome 5, SCU_Mint_v3, whole genome shotgun sequence genome containing:
- the LOC122079107 gene encoding E3 ubiquitin-protein ligase At3g02290-like translates to MGAVCCCLQVEDFEEYVNPNSSVYRNCICLRCFVQNFINAYTVLFRRGEVHAISSSIQGATLTSTSSIDNSMSDMYRSPPRPLPYDADPRRFRLQRDGLVSRREKGSSHLHEESEPLRLSDTDADQESLSAGDKWNGSDCEGGSKERRSESSLKHPLAKVMGGVGYVYSSAEDEDVCPTCLDEYTPENPKIVTKCSHHFHLGCIYEWMERSDSCPVCGKVMMFDETP